The proteins below are encoded in one region of Halorhodospira halochloris:
- a CDS encoding winged helix-turn-helix domain-containing protein yields the protein MAVPDYQSIMLPLLRLAEDGQEHSLRAAIQSLADNFELQDSERKELLPSGRQFKFDNRVGWARTYLKKAGLLDVVGCQNPYIFGGGFKNTHNYWVAKS from the coding sequence ATGGCAGTACCCGACTACCAAAGCATTATGCTCCCATTGCTGCGCCTAGCAGAAGATGGACAAGAGCACTCCTTGCGGGCAGCTATTCAGTCCCTTGCCGATAACTTCGAGCTTCAGGATTCGGAACGCAAGGAACTTCTACCGAGCGGGCGGCAGTTCAAATTTGACAACCGTGTTGGCTGGGCACGCACGTATTTGAAAAAAGCAGGACTCTTGGATGTTGTTGGCTGCCAAAATCCGTACATATTTGGCGGAGGATTCAAGAACACGCATAACTACTGGGTAGCTAAAAGCTAA
- the istA gene encoding IS21 family transposase yields MAISKELEAQIMRYHYAEHWRVGTISRQLNVHTDVVHRVLAKAGIPSAQRTRRESIIDPYVPWIEQTLADYPKIPASRLYDMARERGYSGGPDHFRHLISQYRPKPVAEAYMRLRTLPGEQAQVDWGHFGKLPIGRAKRPLMAFVMVLSYSRWIFLRFYLGSSTANFLRGHVAAFEAWQGVCRCLLYDNLKSAVLERYAEQIRFNPQLLDLSAHYGFEPRPVAVARGNEKGRVERAIRYVRSSFWPGRQFNCLDDLNEQAQHWCVSIAAERRCDQEQKSSVRQAFAEEQPYLRALPSEPFPCYENVPVKVGKTPYVRFDLNDYSVPHEYVRKTLSVSATLERIQVLDGENVIASHPRSYDRHAQIEDPRHIDKLAQEKQAARLHRGTDRLSSSVPRAKEFLSQAATRTNSLGSVTAALLRLLDHYGASELDAAIEHALERGVPHPHALSQILEQRRDQTPGPPSLPLRLPEQLRQREPSIRLRGLDGYDALTPNYEKDDNDPENT; encoded by the coding sequence ATGGCTATATCCAAAGAGCTTGAGGCGCAGATCATGCGCTATCACTACGCCGAGCACTGGCGCGTCGGCACCATTTCCCGACAACTCAATGTCCACACCGATGTCGTCCATAGGGTGCTGGCAAAGGCCGGTATCCCTAGTGCACAACGCACTAGGCGAGAATCGATCATTGATCCCTATGTACCCTGGATCGAGCAGACCCTGGCAGATTACCCCAAAATACCAGCTAGCCGGCTCTATGACATGGCCCGCGAGCGTGGTTATTCGGGCGGCCCTGATCACTTTCGCCACCTGATAAGCCAGTACCGGCCGAAACCGGTCGCTGAGGCGTATATGCGCCTGCGTACCCTGCCCGGGGAGCAGGCACAGGTCGATTGGGGCCATTTCGGCAAACTGCCCATAGGTCGGGCTAAGCGCCCACTGATGGCATTTGTCATGGTCCTGAGCTATTCGCGCTGGATCTTTCTGCGCTTCTACCTCGGCTCATCGACGGCCAACTTTTTGCGTGGCCACGTCGCCGCCTTCGAGGCCTGGCAGGGGGTGTGCAGGTGCCTGCTCTACGATAACCTCAAAAGCGCGGTGCTGGAGCGCTACGCCGAACAGATCCGCTTTAATCCGCAGCTACTCGATCTTAGCGCCCACTACGGCTTTGAGCCACGGCCAGTAGCCGTAGCCCGAGGCAACGAAAAGGGCCGTGTCGAGCGGGCAATCCGCTATGTGCGTTCCAGCTTCTGGCCCGGTAGGCAGTTTAACTGCCTTGATGATCTGAACGAGCAGGCGCAGCACTGGTGCGTAAGCATTGCCGCCGAGCGGCGCTGCGATCAGGAGCAAAAGAGCAGTGTTCGCCAGGCATTTGCCGAGGAGCAGCCTTACCTACGTGCCTTACCCAGCGAGCCATTTCCTTGCTATGAGAACGTGCCTGTAAAGGTAGGCAAAACCCCTTATGTGCGCTTTGACCTTAACGACTACTCGGTGCCGCACGAATATGTCCGCAAAACGCTCAGCGTCAGCGCAACTCTGGAGAGGATCCAGGTGCTTGATGGCGAGAATGTTATAGCCTCGCATCCACGCAGCTATGATCGCCATGCTCAAATAGAGGACCCGCGCCATATCGATAAGCTAGCCCAAGAGAAGCAAGCTGCTCGACTACATCGTGGCACCGACCGGCTTAGCAGCTCTGTACCGCGCGCCAAGGAGTTTCTCTCGCAAGCGGCAACGCGCACCAATAGCCTCGGCAGCGTCACAGCTGCGCTACTTCGTCTGCTCGATCACTACGGCGCCAGCGAGCTCGATGCCGCCATTGAGCACGCTCTCGAGCGTGGTGTACCCCACCCACATGCCCTCAGCCAGATCCTCGAACAACGCCGCGATCAAACCCCTGGCCCGCCATCGCTGCCTCTGCGCTTACCCGAGCAGCTACGTCAACGTGAGCCAAGCATCCGGTTGCGCGGGCTCGATGGCTACGACGCCCTAACCCCTAACTATGAGAAAGACGACAATGACCCCGAAAACACCTGA
- the istB gene encoding IS21-like element helper ATPase IstB translates to MTPKTPEQQMIERAKALRLHGILAHWEEIEDKEWIEQMLCWEEQERTRRSLERRLSEAHIGRFKPMSEFDWSWPTSCDRGAINALMSLEFIPEAGNVVLLGSNGVGKTMIARNIAYQAVIAGYTALFVNASTILAELASQDSERLLQQRFNRFTRPRLLVIDELGYLSYSTRYADLLFELVSRRYEKNSIIITTNRPFSEWGEVFPSAACVVSLIDRLLHNAEVLAIDGESYRYKEAQERRNTREAKRKSPSKKAKAES, encoded by the coding sequence ATGACCCCGAAAACACCTGAGCAGCAAATGATTGAGCGGGCCAAGGCCCTGCGCTTGCATGGCATCCTCGCCCACTGGGAAGAGATTGAGGATAAGGAGTGGATCGAGCAGATGCTGTGCTGGGAAGAGCAAGAGCGCACCCGCCGCTCTCTCGAGCGCCGCCTGAGCGAAGCACATATAGGGCGTTTCAAGCCGATGAGCGAATTCGATTGGTCGTGGCCTACTAGCTGTGACCGCGGCGCTATCAATGCCCTGATGAGCCTGGAATTCATCCCCGAGGCCGGTAATGTCGTCCTGCTCGGCAGTAACGGCGTCGGCAAAACCATGATAGCCCGCAATATCGCCTACCAGGCGGTAATCGCCGGCTATACCGCGCTCTTTGTCAACGCCAGCACCATTCTCGCCGAGCTGGCCTCACAAGACAGTGAGAGGCTACTCCAGCAGCGCTTTAACCGATTCACTAGGCCACGCTTACTGGTCATCGACGAGCTAGGGTATCTCTCCTACTCGACGCGTTATGCCGATCTGCTCTTCGAATTGGTCAGCCGCCGGTACGAGAAGAACTCTATTATCATCACCACCAATCGCCCCTTTAGCGAGTGGGGCGAGGTCTTCCCGAGTGCTGCGTGTGTCGTATCCCTGATCGATAGACTGCTGCATAACGCTGAAGTGCTCGCCATAGACGGCGAGTCATATCGCTACAAGGAAGCTCAAGAACGCAGAAACACCCGAGAAGCTAAGCGCAAGTCCCCGAGCAAAAAAGCCAAAGCAGAGAGTTAA
- a CDS encoding ankyrin repeat domain-containing protein has translation MERLRSLSMIACVCNFSLVMHAASAADREPLYVEAAVGDPENAVELIEAGADPNAREEDGWTALMVAAQLNKPDMAETLLDHGSDPNARGERGETALMIAAHENDPEMAETLIEHGANPNARRESGVTALMFAAQHNEPDMVETLLDHGADPNAREEDGWTALMLAAQHNEPTMAETLINHGAKTDARNEINATALMIAAQSNEPDMAETLLDHGSDANARDEDGWTALMFAAQHNEPDMVETLLDHGADPNAREEDGWTALMLAAQHNEPTMTETLINHGAKTDARNEVNATALMIAATGNDPAMVDALLDHGADPGKRIDQGTTAADFAEDNPAVRNSDVYWRLHEGRYE, from the coding sequence ATGGAACGTCTGCGTTCCCTCTCTATGATCGCCTGCGTATGTAATTTCAGCCTAGTCATGCACGCGGCATCCGCGGCGGATCGGGAACCGCTTTATGTCGAAGCCGCAGTAGGCGATCCCGAAAACGCAGTGGAGTTGATTGAGGCGGGCGCCGACCCTAATGCTCGGGAAGAGGACGGCTGGACCGCTCTCATGGTTGCCGCTCAGTTGAACAAGCCGGACATGGCCGAGACTCTCCTCGATCATGGCTCCGACCCCAATGCTCGGGGCGAGAGGGGCGAGACCGCTCTGATGATAGCCGCTCATGAAAACGATCCGGAGATGGCCGAAACGCTGATCGAGCACGGTGCCAACCCAAATGCTCGGAGAGAGAGCGGCGTGACCGCCCTTATGTTCGCCGCTCAGCACAACGAGCCGGACATGGTCGAAACACTCCTCGATCACGGCGCCGACCCCAATGCTCGGGAAGAGGACGGCTGGACCGCCCTCATGCTTGCTGCTCAACACAACGAGCCGACCATGGCCGAGACCCTGATCAACCATGGCGCCAAAACCGATGCTCGGAACGAGATCAACGCGACCGCCCTTATGATCGCCGCTCAGTCCAACGAGCCGGACATGGCCGAGACACTCCTCGATCATGGCTCAGACGCCAATGCTCGGGACGAGGACGGCTGGACCGCCCTCATGTTCGCCGCTCAGCACAACGAGCCGGACATGGTCGAAACACTCCTCGATCACGGCGCCGACCCCAATGCTCGGGAAGAGGACGGCTGGACCGCCCTCATGCTTGCTGCTCAACACAACGAGCCGACCATGACCGAGACCCTGATCAACCATGGCGCCAAAACCGATGCTCGGAACGAGGTGAACGCGACGGCCCTTATGATCGCCGCTACGGGAAACGATCCGGCCATGGTCGACGCCCTGCTCGACCACGGCGCCGACCCGGGGAAGCGCATCGATCAGGGAACCACGGCTGCTGACTTCGCCGAGGACAACCCGGCTGTCCGCAATTCCGACGTCTACTGGCGCCTCCACGAAGGGCGCTACGAGTAA
- a CDS encoding uracil-DNA glycosylase encodes MRFTEIVNQIREEQGLSCEVPSFDPENGNEQAHYLFLLEAPGPKAVQTGYVSVNNPDPTARNFQRQLREAGIGKEDIAVWNVVPWYLGGEGRQKIRGAKSADIRAGVKHLRPLIAAMPRLESIVLVGAAARKAHVFLSRVTAKRILSCHHPSAKALNANSEAEDENVAVFQLMKDGAVRKSG; translated from the coding sequence ATGAGATTTACCGAAATTGTTAATCAGATCAGAGAAGAACAGGGGCTTAGCTGCGAGGTACCGAGCTTTGATCCAGAGAACGGAAACGAGCAGGCGCACTACCTGTTCTTGCTTGAGGCCCCCGGGCCGAAGGCCGTGCAAACTGGTTATGTATCCGTGAACAACCCGGACCCTACGGCCCGCAATTTTCAGCGCCAGCTACGCGAGGCGGGTATAGGAAAGGAAGATATTGCAGTCTGGAACGTCGTGCCTTGGTACCTCGGAGGTGAAGGGCGCCAGAAGATCCGCGGGGCGAAGTCAGCTGACATTCGGGCCGGCGTGAAGCATCTGAGGCCGCTAATCGCAGCGATGCCGAGACTAGAGAGCATCGTATTAGTAGGTGCTGCAGCTCGAAAGGCGCATGTGTTCCTGTCCCGGGTCACTGCGAAAAGAATACTCAGCTGCCACCACCCTTCAGCGAAGGCGCTCAACGCAAACTCGGAAGCCGAGGACGAGAACGTCGCGGTGTTCCAGTTAATGAAAGATGGTGCAGTAAGAAAAAGCGGCTAG